In one window of Cryptococcus depauperatus CBS 7841 chromosome 3, complete sequence DNA:
- a CDS encoding uroporphyrinogen-III C-methyltransferase, translated as MAVIFKAHPKWAIGIAAFGNVAIGLDAMRRYVELDYAGASWRVVLAGVLTGCLVLRGRTWMEWLGFLGGLVGLWRMSSEGCRGSMDMLMVTVFTAVSLCFGRSIVLGRSAPPTTATAFQPISRVGQERDGSGPALPLTFYPASLPVLVVGSNRLAATRASTFLEAKANVTILGRVPVSAASRQVQELAEAGKVSYTQCSLPDTERDWRDVLLTYAPALICVTDTLISTPERRQVTSASLIHHLAISFRIPINISDYPQLSTFTFPSTHRFPGTGGGDQGGNLVVAVTTNGQGCRMSGRVKREIVARLGKDVGKAVDNIGKLRAKAKAKVFPSRLSEDDYSPLNSPVPQISSLSLSRTGSCKPFLEKKPEMSDEDQQLTRMRWVYQMSEYYSFEHLAAMTEEEMDKALELWDQKQGDNLSHHSEEIRGQQESTGRILLVGSGPGHPGLLTMAAHQALKKATLILSDKLVPSEILALIPSTTQLHIAKKFPGNAEGAQNEMMLLALEGARKGETVVRLKQGDPFVYGRGGEEVLYFREHGFESTVIPGISSALAAPLMMGIPVTQRGVAESLVLCTGVGRQGKAVQLPGYVKSRSLVILMGVARITQIISVLTSSTLSRRDGAPFPGYLPIAVIERASSPDQRVILSTLDKIEEALREVDERPPGMMLVGWAALALEGRGRVNILDSAVDREEGIVEEWLAEDNHNERRWKVREGLDEVWKGILNGVV; from the exons ATGGCTGTCATTTTCAAGGCTCATCCAAAATGGGCCATCGGCATAGCGGCGTTTGGGAATGTGGCAATAGGGTTGG ATGCGATGAGGCGGTATGTCGAATTAGATTATGCTGGAGCAAGCTGGAGAGTTGTTTTGGCGGGTGTCTTGACAGGGTGTTTGGTTCTGCGTGGTAGGACATGGATGGAATGGCTGGGTTTTTTAGGTGGCTTGGTAGGACTGTGGAGGATGTCGTCGGAGG GGTGCAGAGGGTCAATGGATATGCTGATGGTGACAGTGTTTACCGCGGTGTCCTTGTGTTTTGGCAGGTCGATTGTGTTAGGTCGGTCTGCTCCGCCAACCACTGCGACCGCGTTCCAACCTATCTCGAGGGTTGGACAAGAGAGGGATGGCAGTGGCCCGGCTCTGCCGCTTACGTTTTACCCTGCAAGCCTTCCGGTTTTGGTTGTTGGGTCAAACAGACTGGCGGCCACTCGCGCCTCGACATTTCTGGAAGCAAAGGCTAATGTGACGATATTGGGGAGAGTGCCTGTTTCGGCAGCGTCAAGGCAGGTACAAGAGCTTGCGGAAGCAGGCAAAGTGTCGTACACGCAGTGCTCGCTGCCTGATACAGAGAGAGATTGGAGGGATGTCCTTCTCACCTATGCACCAGCTCTCATCTGTGTCACCGACACCCTTATATCTACTCCAGAACGCCGTCAGGTTACATCGGCAAGTTTGATCCACCATCTCGCCATATCTTTTCGTATACCCATCAACATATCTGATTATCCCCAACTGTCCACCTTTACGTTCCCCTCTACGCATCGCTTCCCTGGAACTGGCGGAGGCGACCAAGGGGGAAACTTGGTCGTTGCGGTGACGACAAACGGACAGGGATGCAGGATGAGCGGAAGAGTGAAAAGGGAGATTGTTGCCAGATTGGGTAAAGATGTGGGCAAGGCAGTGGACAACATTGGAAAATTGCGtgcaaaggcaaaggcaaaggtgTTTCCGTCTCGATTGAGCGAGGATGACTACTCGCCGCTCAATTCGCCCGTTCCacaaatctcttctctttctctatcACGTACAGGGTCATGTAAACCATTCTTGGAGAAAAAACCGGAAATGTCTGATGAAGACCAACAACTTACGAGAATGAGATGGGTTTACCAGATGAGCGAGTATTACTCGTTTGAGCATTTAGCTGCCAtgactgaagaagaaatggacAAGGCTCTAGAGCTGTGGGATCAAAAGCAGGGTGACAACTTGTCCCATCACAGTGAAGAGATTAGAGGCCAACAAGAATCAACAGGTCGTATTCTCCTCGTTGGTTCCGGGCCTGGACATCCCGGTCTTCTCACCATGGCGGCCCATCAAGCGCTCAAAAAGGCCACGCTCATCTTGTCAGACAAACTCGTCCCCTCTGAAATTCTTGCTCTTATCCCTTCCACCACCCAGCTTCATATTGCCAAGAAGTTTCCGGGTAACGCTGAAGGCGCTCAGAATGAGATGATGCTTCTCGCCTTGGAAGGAgcaagaaaaggtgagACTGTCGTGAGACTCAAGCAGGGAGATCCATTTGTCTATGGACGAGGTGGTGAAGAGGTACTATACTTTCGAGAGCACGGGTTTGAGTCCACCGTCATACCTGGTATCTCTTCAGCCCTTGCTGCTCCCCTGATGATGGGTATACCTGTCACACAGCGTGGTGTCGCAGAATCTCTCGTACTGTGTACCGGCGTGGGACGACAAGGAAAAGCCGTTCAACTGCCTGGATACGTTAAATCAAGATCGCTAGTGATACTCATGGGTGTTGCGCGCATCACACAGATTATTTCCGTACTTACTTCGTCCACATTATCAAGACGCGATGGCGCCCCTTTTCCTGGCTACTTGCCCATTGCCGTCATTGAGCGTGCGTCTTCTCCTGACCAACGAGTCATTCTGTCAACATTggacaagattgaagaagctttGAGAGAAGTGGATGAGAGACCGCCAGGGATGATGTTGGTTGGATGGGCTGCCCTTGCGCTTGAAGGCAGAGGGCGAGTAAACATTTTGGACAGCGCTGtggacagagaagaaggaatagTGGAAGAGTGGTTAGCTGAAGATAACCACAatgagagaagatggaaagttAGAGAGGGTTTGGATGAAGTTTGGAAAGGGATTCTAAACGGAGTCGTTTAA
- a CDS encoding ADP-ribosylation factor 6, whose amino-acid sequence MGGQFSKTLGKLFGNKEMRILMLGLDAAGKTTILYKLKLNQSVTTIPTVGFNVETVTYKNVKFNVWDVGGQDKIRPLWRHYYTGFQGLIFVIDSADRDRIDEARLELERILADREMKDCLLMVFANKQDLPGAMSPAEVTEKLLLHRMKDRSWYVHPSCATTGEGLIQGLQWLSQNIKGTKA is encoded by the exons ATGGGTGGTCAATTCTCCAAAACTTTGG GCAAACTTTTTGGGAAcaaggagatgagaattTTGATGTTGGGACTGGATGCAGCAGGCAAGACTA CAATTCTATACAAGCTCAAACTAAATCAATCAGTCACTACGATCCCGACAGTTGGATTTAACGTCGAGACTGTCACATACAAAAACGTCAAATTTAACGTTTGG GATGTGGGAGGTCAAGACAAGATTCGACCATTATGGCGACATTACTATACCG GATTTCAGGGCTTGATTTTTGTGATTGACTCAGCAGACCGAGACCGTATCGACGAAGCACGACTCGAGCTCGAACGTATTCTGGCAGACAGAGAAATGAAGGATTGCCTGTTAATGGTGTTTGCCAACAAACAAGACTTACCTGGAG CGATGAGCCCTGCAGAAGTTACCGAAAAGTTACTGTTGCATAGGATGAAGGACAGATCATGGTATGTCCACCCAAG TTGTGCGACCACCGGTGAAGGCCTTATACAAGGTTTGCAATGGCTCTCGCAAAACATCAAGGGCACAAAAGCCTAG
- a CDS encoding 3-deoxy-7-phosphoheptulonate synthase encodes MDLLDDRRVKCVRPLIPPQILNEELPLSLRGAQTVLDGRREVEAVIKGDDDRLLVIVGPCSVHDPEQAIVYARKLKEYADQASKDLVIVMRVYFEKPRTTVGWKGLINDPDMNGSFQINRGLKIARKLLLDITEIGLPAAGEFLDVISPQYLADLFSWGAIGARTTESQVHRELASALSMSVGFKNGTDGSIGIAIDAIKAAGAGHTFLSVTKQGLSAIVETEGNGSTHVILRGSSKGPNFDEESVNECAEKLRKSGLPTKIMIDCSHGNSSKQHIKQLEVGTCIANQLSGDTTASTIMGVMIESNINEGRQNVPPEGPSGLKYGVSITDACISLEQTIPMLEELRKGVWARREAVKAKRADQ; translated from the exons ATGGATTTGCTAGATGACCGCCGAGTCAAATGTGTTCGTCCTCTCATCCC GCCTCAAATTCTGAACGAAGA ATTGCCTCTTTCTTTAAGAGGTGCCCAAACAGTGCTTGACGGACGACGAGAAGTCGAGGCTGTTATCAAGGGAGACGATGACAGATTACTTGTAATCGTTGG GCCCTGTTCTGTACACGATCCCGAACAAGCAATTGTCTATGCTAGGAAACTGAAAGAGTATGCTGACCAGGCTTCAAAAGATCTCGTTATTGTCATGCGCGTGTATTTCGAGAA ACCAAGAACTACCGTCGGCTGGAAGGGGCTCATCAATGACCCAGACATGAATGGTTCGTTCCAAATCAACCGCGGTCTCAAGATTGCACGTAAATTACTTTTGGATATTACCGAAATTGGTCTCCCTGCTGCTGGCGAATTTCTTGATGTCATCTCACCACAATACCTCGCcgaccttttctcttggGGAGCCATCGGTGCTCGGACGACTGAATCTCAAGTCCATCGTGAACTGGCTAGCGCCCTCTCTATGAGTGTAGGCTTCAAAAATGGGACAGATGGATCCATCGGAATTGCTATCGATGCAATCAAGGCGGCTGGAGCGGGACATACCTTTTTGTCCGTGACCAAACAGGGACTATCGGCCATTGTAGAAACTGAAGGCAATGGAAGCACCCATGTGATCTTGAGAGGAAGCAGCAAAGGTCCCAattttgatgaagagagcGTAAACGAGTGTGCAGAAAAGCTGCGAAAGAGCGGCTTGCCCACCAAGATTATG ATTGACTGTTCTCACGGCAACTCTTCCAAACAACATATCAAACAACTCGAAGTCGGCACTTGTATTGCCAATCAGCTTTCTGGTGACACTACCGCCTCTACCATCATGGGTGTCATGATTGAATCAAACATTAACGAGGGTCGTCAAAATGTTCCTCCTGAAGGCCCTTCTGGCCTCAAGTACGGCGTATCGATAACAGATGCCTGTATCTCTCTGGAGCAGACTATTCCAATGCTggaagagttgagaaaggGCGTGTGGGCCAGAAGAGAGGCTGTCAAGGCCAAACGGGCTGATCAGTAG